One genomic window of Streptomyces sp. WP-1 includes the following:
- a CDS encoding trypsin-like serine protease — protein sequence MVRSSYRWVPVLALGLGAGIFGAAPASSTETARPTAPAATPNGPSLVGEEKYWTADRMENAVPADGPSAPAAPRHGIGAQRAAGHAPPPSGTPAPEHFAGHPMVGTFFFDGKPLGGDTYCTGSVVHTAAKDIVLTAGHCGIGLSKATHRVFVPQYRSGKSAAQQPFGVFPVLQVYTDPRYTANTKSAASDLDLSFAQVDANSGGEVEDATGALTFTPTSGYTHKVTVLGYPGSGGVNPQHQPIRCPVTTSQLPGFRQMRMTCKGFYGGVSGGPWIEGYDSATGKGDVIGNTGGYNGGGNDADDDWVTYAPVYGKDAQNLFQHAAAHQQLGKTPPYAGSTDPWLPGSASTWRKAALMASGDFRGTGHSDMIVAWTDGEVTLYPGDGHGGYGTERRLMAPNSTWKNAQTITAGDFTGTDQFDLLVRWKDGGVTLYGDVGAKGLNRAGTLMSKPGGTWKNAVQISAGRFAASPYVTDLIVRWSDGELTLYTGVGAGTFGKEHRLKAPNSTWKNATLLTSGEFSGNQKWDLMVRWSDGELDNYPGTTTSGLGAERRIQNPNGVWTHGDIMTTGDFTGNGRTDDLVIRWSDGETTMYTDTPGSALGTEHMLVAPTS from the coding sequence GTGGTGCGTTCCAGCTACAGATGGGTTCCGGTGCTCGCGCTCGGACTGGGCGCGGGAATATTCGGTGCCGCCCCGGCTTCCTCGACGGAGACCGCCCGGCCCACGGCCCCCGCGGCCACCCCGAACGGGCCGAGCCTCGTCGGCGAGGAGAAGTACTGGACGGCGGACCGGATGGAGAACGCGGTCCCGGCCGACGGGCCCTCGGCCCCGGCCGCCCCGCGGCACGGCATCGGCGCACAACGGGCCGCCGGCCACGCCCCGCCGCCGTCCGGCACGCCCGCGCCCGAGCACTTCGCGGGCCACCCGATGGTCGGCACCTTCTTCTTCGACGGCAAGCCGCTCGGCGGCGACACCTACTGCACGGGCAGCGTCGTGCACACGGCCGCCAAGGACATCGTGCTGACCGCCGGACACTGCGGCATCGGCCTGAGCAAGGCCACGCACCGCGTCTTCGTCCCGCAGTACCGCAGCGGCAAGAGCGCCGCCCAGCAGCCGTTCGGCGTGTTCCCGGTGCTCCAGGTCTACACGGACCCCCGCTACACGGCGAACACCAAGTCGGCGGCCTCCGACCTCGACCTGTCCTTCGCCCAGGTCGACGCCAACAGCGGCGGCGAGGTGGAGGACGCCACGGGCGCCCTCACCTTCACCCCCACGAGCGGCTACACCCACAAGGTCACCGTCCTCGGCTATCCCGGCTCCGGCGGCGTCAACCCCCAGCATCAGCCGATCCGTTGCCCTGTCACGACCTCCCAGCTGCCCGGGTTCCGGCAGATGCGGATGACCTGCAAGGGCTTCTACGGCGGTGTCTCCGGCGGCCCTTGGATCGAGGGCTACGACAGCGCCACGGGCAAGGGCGACGTCATCGGCAACACCGGCGGATACAACGGCGGCGGCAACGACGCCGACGACGACTGGGTGACGTACGCCCCGGTCTACGGCAAGGACGCCCAGAACCTCTTCCAACACGCCGCCGCCCACCAGCAGTTGGGCAAGACACCCCCTTACGCCGGGTCGACGGACCCCTGGCTGCCCGGATCGGCGAGCACCTGGAGGAAGGCCGCGCTGATGGCCTCCGGCGACTTCCGGGGGACCGGCCACAGCGACATGATCGTGGCCTGGACCGACGGCGAGGTCACGCTGTACCCCGGCGACGGACACGGTGGCTACGGCACCGAGCGGCGGCTGATGGCGCCCAACAGCACCTGGAAGAACGCGCAGACCATCACGGCGGGCGACTTCACCGGGACCGACCAGTTCGACCTGCTGGTCCGCTGGAAGGACGGCGGGGTCACGCTGTACGGCGATGTCGGCGCCAAGGGACTGAACCGGGCCGGCACCCTGATGAGCAAACCCGGCGGTACCTGGAAGAACGCCGTCCAGATCAGCGCCGGCCGCTTCGCCGCGTCCCCGTACGTCACCGACCTGATCGTCCGCTGGTCCGACGGTGAACTGACCCTCTACACCGGCGTCGGCGCCGGCACCTTCGGCAAGGAACACCGGCTCAAGGCCCCCAACAGCACCTGGAAGAACGCCACCCTGCTCACCAGCGGCGAGTTCTCCGGCAACCAGAAGTGGGACCTCATGGTCCGCTGGTCCGACGGCGAACTCGACAACTACCCCGGCACCACCACGTCCGGCCTCGGCGCCGAGCGGCGCATCCAGAACCCCAACGGGGTGTGGACCCACGGCGACATCATGACCACCGGCGACTTCACCGGGAACGGCCGGACCGACGACCTCGTCATCCGCTGGTCCGACGGCGAGACCACGATGTACACCGACACCCCGGGCAGCGCCCTGGGCACCGAGCACATGCTCGTCGCCCCGACCTCCTGA
- a CDS encoding papain-like cysteine protease family protein, with the protein MSNSDRGRIRLASWAFTAVAFLTPVLLPAATAHAVPDSVQQAAPRAAARPTAAAAKRLNITMQAQQNSNWCWAASGNTIASWFGRDYNQNQFCDAAFGRPQGSVCGNWQAALNNVQNALDWMGINPGTYVRGYLRYATVQKEIDAGRPVETRIEWSSGGGHMHVLYGYDASSGLVYWGDPWPSNSRYNWADYDYYADNNSFTWTHSLYGIGA; encoded by the coding sequence ATGTCCAACTCCGACCGGGGCCGTATACGGCTGGCGTCATGGGCCTTCACGGCCGTCGCCTTCCTGACGCCCGTACTCCTGCCGGCGGCCACCGCGCACGCCGTGCCCGACTCCGTTCAGCAGGCGGCTCCTCGGGCCGCCGCCCGTCCCACGGCCGCCGCCGCGAAGCGTCTGAACATCACCATGCAGGCGCAGCAGAACAGCAATTGGTGCTGGGCGGCGAGCGGCAACACCATCGCCTCGTGGTTCGGGCGCGACTACAACCAGAACCAGTTCTGCGACGCCGCGTTCGGCCGCCCCCAGGGCAGCGTCTGCGGCAACTGGCAGGCCGCGCTGAACAATGTGCAGAACGCCCTCGACTGGATGGGCATCAACCCCGGTACGTACGTGCGGGGTTATCTGCGCTACGCCACCGTGCAGAAGGAGATCGACGCCGGCCGCCCCGTCGAGACACGCATCGAGTGGAGCTCCGGGGGCGGGCACATGCATGTGCTCTACGGCTACGACGCCTCCAGCGGACTGGTCTACTGGGGCGATCCCTGGCCCTCCAACTCCCGCTACAACTGGGCGGATTACGACTACTACGCGGACAACAACTCGTTCACGTGGACGCATTCGCTCTACGGGATCGGAGCGTGA
- a CDS encoding DUF58 domain-containing protein → MTEPEDNGRGAAAVQRALDGRPDMTAEPPPPPPPGWRAGERALRFGTLAVVALVAALVTGRPWVLALAAAPLVLLVLALPSGPRPDTVTAEAEVAPRRCFEGERVTVRIAVACDGETGRLDPGVTLGHGVRLDRLAVGPRHIDLVLTARRWGRWTLGTVDVDVYDRGGLARRTVRVGLGEVAVFPLPGHASLTPIPVRLPQRLGEHTAAQRGEGIEVTGVHPYARGERQRRIHWPATTRRGTLQVHQFAAERTADTVVLLDVLADVVDPVTGASSLDETFRAAAGLVRAYLGAHDRVGVVSVGGATRWLQPGGGQGHFYRIVESVLDVRKDAAYRTEGIGLLPPPALPRGALVYVITPLTDQRILDVLHQVRGRTNPMVVVEIPTGEPAPEPGDTEGELALRLWRADRDAMRFALVERGIAVVAHRPGESLDLALAPLLRTRIHGGTR, encoded by the coding sequence ATGACGGAGCCGGAGGACAACGGCAGGGGGGCCGCCGCCGTCCAGCGGGCCCTGGACGGCCGCCCGGACATGACCGCCGAGCCCCCGCCACCGCCCCCGCCCGGCTGGCGTGCCGGTGAACGCGCGCTGCGGTTCGGCACGTTGGCCGTCGTCGCGCTGGTCGCCGCGCTGGTCACCGGGCGCCCGTGGGTGCTCGCGCTCGCGGCCGCGCCCCTGGTGCTGCTCGTCCTCGCCCTGCCGAGCGGGCCGCGCCCGGACACGGTGACCGCCGAGGCCGAGGTGGCGCCGCGGCGGTGCTTCGAGGGAGAGCGGGTGACGGTGCGGATCGCGGTGGCCTGCGACGGCGAGACCGGCCGCCTCGACCCCGGCGTCACCCTCGGCCACGGGGTACGGCTCGACCGTCTGGCGGTCGGCCCGCGCCACATCGATCTCGTGCTGACCGCGCGGCGCTGGGGCCGCTGGACGCTCGGCACGGTCGATGTCGATGTCTACGACCGCGGTGGGCTGGCCCGGCGCACCGTCCGGGTCGGACTCGGCGAGGTCGCCGTCTTCCCGCTGCCCGGGCACGCCTCTCTGACGCCCATCCCGGTCCGGCTGCCGCAGCGGCTCGGTGAGCACACCGCCGCGCAGCGCGGCGAGGGCATCGAGGTCACCGGCGTACACCCGTATGCGCGCGGCGAGCGGCAGCGGCGGATCCACTGGCCGGCCACCACCCGGCGCGGCACCTTGCAGGTCCACCAGTTCGCGGCGGAGCGCACCGCCGACACCGTGGTGCTGCTGGACGTGCTCGCCGACGTGGTCGACCCGGTGACCGGCGCGTCCTCGCTCGACGAGACCTTCCGGGCCGCCGCCGGGCTGGTCCGCGCCTATCTGGGCGCCCACGACCGGGTCGGCGTCGTATCGGTCGGCGGCGCGACCCGCTGGCTGCAACCGGGCGGCGGCCAGGGGCACTTCTACCGCATCGTGGAGAGTGTGCTGGACGTCCGCAAGGACGCCGCGTACCGCACGGAGGGGATCGGTCTGCTCCCGCCGCCCGCGTTGCCGCGCGGAGCGCTGGTGTACGTCATCACGCCGCTGACCGACCAGCGGATCCTCGACGTCCTGCACCAGGTGCGCGGCCGAACCAACCCGATGGTCGTGGTCGAGATCCCGACCGGCGAACCGGCCCCGGAACCCGGCGACACCGAGGGCGAGCTCGCGCTGCGGCTGTGGCGGGCCGACCGCGACGCGATGCGGTTCGCGCTGGTGGAACGCGGCATCGCGGTCGTCGCCCACCGGCCCGGCGAGAGCCTCGATCTGGCCCTCGCGCCGCTGCTGCGCACCCGCATCCACGGGGGGACCCGATGA
- a CDS encoding MoxR family ATPase — translation MTSTQPIPDHDTLTPRQAGETAAAVLDEIGTAVVGKPEPLALVMLGVLAGGHVLIEDLPGLGKTLLARSFATALGLDFRRIQFTPDLLPSDVTGAPFYDQRTADMVFRPGPVFTHLLLADEINRTPPKTQAALLEAMAESQVSVDGSTRPLPDPFVVVATANPIEYEGTYTLPEAQLDRFLLRVRMGYLTAAQETGMLRARVDRAAPEAVVRRLSGPGGVLAMRAAVERVEVDDDLLEYVVALVGATRDHPHIQVGASPRGGLALVQLARARAVLDLRDYATPEDVKSVAVPALAHRVTLKPELWVRQIDGDDVIREIVQSVPAPQTLPRTPVGS, via the coding sequence GTGACCAGCACGCAGCCCATCCCGGACCACGACACCCTGACTCCTCGGCAGGCGGGTGAAACGGCCGCGGCCGTGCTCGACGAGATCGGCACCGCCGTGGTCGGCAAGCCGGAGCCCCTGGCGCTGGTGATGCTCGGCGTCCTCGCCGGCGGTCACGTCCTCATCGAGGACCTGCCGGGACTCGGGAAGACGCTGCTGGCCCGCTCCTTCGCCACCGCTCTCGGCCTGGACTTCCGCCGTATCCAGTTCACCCCCGACCTGCTGCCCTCCGATGTCACCGGCGCTCCGTTCTACGACCAGCGGACCGCCGACATGGTCTTCCGGCCCGGCCCGGTCTTCACCCATCTGCTGCTCGCCGACGAGATCAACCGCACCCCGCCCAAGACCCAGGCCGCGCTGCTGGAGGCGATGGCCGAGTCCCAGGTGTCCGTCGACGGGAGCACCCGGCCGCTGCCGGATCCCTTCGTGGTCGTCGCCACCGCGAACCCCATCGAGTACGAGGGCACGTACACCCTGCCCGAGGCGCAGCTCGACCGGTTTCTGCTGCGGGTGCGGATGGGTTACCTGACGGCGGCCCAGGAGACCGGGATGCTGCGCGCGCGTGTCGACCGGGCGGCGCCCGAGGCGGTGGTGCGCCGGCTCAGCGGGCCGGGCGGGGTGCTGGCCATGCGGGCCGCCGTCGAACGCGTCGAGGTGGACGACGATCTGCTGGAGTACGTCGTCGCGCTGGTCGGCGCCACCCGGGACCACCCGCACATCCAGGTCGGTGCCTCGCCGCGCGGCGGCCTGGCCCTGGTGCAGCTCGCCCGCGCCCGTGCCGTCCTGGACCTGCGCGACTACGCGACCCCGGAGGACGTCAAGTCCGTGGCGGTACCGGCCCTCGCGCACCGCGTCACCCTCAAACCGGAGCTGTGGGTACGGCAGATCGACGGCGACGACGTGATCCGGGAGATCGTGCAGTCCGTGCCCGCCCCGCAGACCCTGCCGCGCACGCCGGTCGGGTCATGA
- a CDS encoding DUF4129 domain-containing protein, which translates to MGREHTAGAGGRRRYGTIGAAQVALMVLVVGGTVLAALLLRPDTDLSAKGRGPLGGNAVLVGGLALLAFLGGLALREKYRGQVRTARNLSPVEQRLSDGVSRVLPAASLVVPLLVLALHRFGLSGSGPATDHGSSHEPSATPSPGQVPVATLPTVERADHGTRFGLTPLLLGLGITLFVVVAVLAGLYLRRHLTRPPVLEPPAPSGDERERLTRAVDSGRRALLGGTGARAAVIACYASMEESLAASGVARRASDSPQDLLERAVAGGLPAREAVVELTALFREARYSTHPMDDGHRDRAAAALAEIADGLRSRASGPEAVAGDS; encoded by the coding sequence GTGGGGCGGGAGCATACGGCGGGGGCGGGCGGGCGACGGCGGTACGGCACGATCGGCGCCGCACAGGTCGCGTTGATGGTGCTGGTGGTGGGCGGAACGGTCCTGGCAGCGCTGCTGCTGCGCCCTGACACGGACCTGTCGGCCAAGGGGCGCGGGCCGCTCGGCGGAAACGCCGTCCTGGTGGGCGGCCTCGCCCTGCTGGCGTTCCTCGGCGGCCTGGCGCTGCGCGAGAAGTACCGGGGGCAGGTGCGCACCGCCCGGAATCTCAGCCCGGTGGAGCAGCGGCTGTCCGACGGAGTGAGCCGGGTGCTGCCGGCCGCGTCGCTGGTCGTACCGCTGCTCGTCCTGGCCCTGCACCGCTTCGGTCTCTCCGGCAGCGGCCCCGCGACCGACCACGGAAGCAGCCACGAGCCGTCAGCGACCCCCAGCCCGGGGCAAGTCCCGGTAGCCACCCTGCCGACCGTGGAGCGCGCCGACCACGGCACGCGCTTCGGGCTCACGCCCCTCCTGCTCGGCCTCGGCATCACCCTGTTCGTCGTGGTCGCCGTGCTCGCCGGGCTGTACCTGCGACGGCATCTGACCCGGCCGCCGGTGCTCGAACCCCCCGCGCCGTCCGGTGACGAGCGGGAACGCCTGACGAGGGCCGTGGACTCCGGGCGCCGTGCGCTGCTGGGCGGAACCGGCGCCCGCGCGGCCGTCATCGCCTGCTACGCCTCCATGGAGGAGTCGCTCGCCGCCTCCGGAGTCGCCCGGCGTGCCTCGGACAGCCCGCAGGACCTGCTGGAGCGGGCCGTCGCGGGCGGCCTGCCCGCGCGGGAGGCCGTCGTCGAGCTCACCGCCCTGTTCCGCGAGGCGCGTTACTCCACGCACCCGATGGACGACGGCCACCGCGACCGGGCCGCCGCGGCGCTCGCCGAGATCGCCGACGGTCTGCGCTCGCGGGCGTCCGGGCCCGAGGCCGTGGCGGGTGACTCGTGA